One Kitasatospora sp. NBC_01266 genomic window carries:
- a CDS encoding MerR family transcriptional regulator yields MLIGELAERTGTSERLLRYYERAGLLQPGRRPNGYRTYDEAAPATVLRIRALLAAGLPTRVIGQVLPCTAAPGTTTQATVLPCPGVLDALRAQLHALDQRAAELATARDVLRQTIDRTQATSTGQAEQRG; encoded by the coding sequence GTGCTCATCGGAGAACTGGCCGAGCGAACCGGGACCAGCGAACGCCTGCTGCGCTACTACGAGCGGGCGGGCCTGCTGCAGCCCGGACGCCGCCCCAACGGGTACCGCACGTACGACGAGGCCGCGCCCGCGACGGTCCTGCGGATCCGCGCCCTGCTCGCGGCGGGCCTGCCGACCCGGGTCATCGGCCAGGTACTCCCCTGCACGGCCGCACCCGGCACAACCACGCAGGCCACCGTGCTGCCGTGCCCCGGCGTACTGGACGCGCTGCGCGCCCAGCTGCACGCCCTCGACCAGCGCGCGGCCGAGCTCGCCACCGCCCGCGACGTCCTGCGGCAGACCATCGACCGCACCCAGGCCACCAGCACCGGGCAGGCCGAGCAGCGCGGCTGA
- a CDS encoding amidohydrolase family protein yields the protein MIIDAHSHVHDPVGRHLADLDAAGVDRAVLFATRPHPERAVDLASLRREMSALDTALAGRAASVDGYRAAWQELHEALAAHPDRFIGFGSVPLDLPAADTAALIDREVVGRGLRGIGELTPPPGQAARLEPVLRAAQDHGGLPVVVHGFAPTTAADLRTLSQLAARYPAVPLVVSQLGGLNWMDAIELVRDTPSMYLELSTANIIFAVRMAIQEIPERTLFGSDAPYGDPVLARAAVERVTRPGEVRDRVLGGTLGRLLGIL from the coding sequence GTGATCATCGACGCCCACAGCCATGTCCACGACCCGGTGGGCCGCCATCTCGCCGACCTGGACGCTGCGGGGGTGGACCGCGCGGTGCTCTTCGCCACCCGTCCGCACCCGGAACGGGCGGTCGATCTCGCCTCGCTGCGCCGCGAGATGAGTGCCCTCGACACCGCGCTGGCCGGCCGCGCCGCAAGTGTGGACGGCTACCGCGCCGCCTGGCAGGAGTTGCACGAGGCGCTGGCCGCGCACCCGGACCGGTTCATCGGCTTCGGCAGCGTGCCGCTCGATCTGCCCGCGGCGGACACGGCCGCGCTGATCGACCGTGAGGTGGTCGGGCGCGGGCTGCGCGGCATCGGGGAGCTCACGCCGCCCCCGGGGCAGGCCGCCCGGCTCGAGCCCGTGCTCCGGGCGGCCCAGGACCACGGCGGGCTGCCGGTGGTGGTGCACGGCTTCGCCCCCACCACCGCCGCCGACCTGCGCACCCTGTCCCAGCTCGCGGCGCGCTACCCGGCGGTTCCGCTGGTGGTCAGCCAACTGGGCGGGCTGAACTGGATGGACGCCATCGAGCTGGTGCGGGATACGCCGAGCATGTACCTGGAGCTGTCCACCGCCAACATCATCTTTGCCGTCCGGATGGCGATCCAGGAGATCCCCGAGCGCACCCTGTTCGGCTCGGACGCGCCCTACGGCGACCCGGTGCTCGCCCGCGCCGCCGTCGAACGGGTGACCCGGCCGGGTGAGGTGCGCGATCGGGTGCTCGGCGGGACGCTGGGGCGGCTGCTGGGAATTCTCTGA
- a CDS encoding DUF805 domain-containing protein, with product MNWYLAVLKNYVGFSGRARRREYWMFTLVGVIISFVLQIVDSAAGTNDVLGAIYTLAVLLPSLAVLFRRLHDTGRSGWWALFFLIPIVGWIVLIVFTATDSQPGTNKYGPNPKLAPAMV from the coding sequence GTGAACTGGTACCTGGCAGTACTCAAGAACTACGTCGGCTTCAGCGGCCGGGCCCGCCGCCGGGAATACTGGATGTTCACGCTCGTCGGCGTCATCATCTCGTTCGTTCTGCAGATCGTCGACAGCGCGGCCGGCACCAACGATGTCCTCGGCGCGATCTACACGCTCGCGGTACTGCTCCCGAGCCTCGCGGTGCTGTTCCGGCGACTGCACGACACCGGCCGTTCCGGCTGGTGGGCGCTCTTCTTCCTGATACCGATCGTCGGTTGGATCGTCCTGATCGTCTTCACGGCCACCGACAGCCAGCCGGGCACGAACAAGTACGGGCCGAATCCGAAGCTCGCCCCCGCCATGGTCTGA
- a CDS encoding acetate uptake transporter, which produces MATQQSAPPTTAAEIADPAPLGLAGFAMTTFVLSCFNANLLDAKLSAVVLPLALAYGGLAQLLAGMWEFRKGNTFGATAFSSFGAFWLAYYFLVKDAVPALATDPDLHKALGLFLLAWAIFTAYMTVAAVRVSGAVLAVFVMLTITFAVLSAGAFGPSDTATKVGGWLGLITAAVAWYASFAGVTAYTFKRQILPTWPAH; this is translated from the coding sequence GTGGCAACACAGCAGTCCGCCCCGCCAACCACCGCCGCCGAGATCGCCGACCCGGCGCCGCTCGGCCTGGCCGGCTTCGCCATGACCACCTTCGTGCTCAGCTGCTTCAACGCCAACCTGCTGGACGCGAAGCTCAGCGCGGTGGTGCTTCCGCTCGCCCTCGCCTACGGCGGCCTGGCGCAGCTGTTGGCCGGGATGTGGGAGTTCCGCAAGGGCAACACCTTCGGTGCCACCGCGTTCAGTTCCTTCGGCGCCTTCTGGCTCGCCTACTACTTCCTGGTCAAGGACGCCGTGCCGGCCCTGGCCACCGACCCGGACCTGCACAAGGCGCTGGGCCTCTTCCTGCTCGCCTGGGCCATCTTCACCGCCTACATGACGGTGGCGGCAGTCCGGGTGAGCGGGGCGGTGCTCGCCGTCTTCGTCATGCTGACCATCACCTTCGCGGTCCTCTCGGCGGGCGCCTTCGGCCCGAGCGACACCGCGACCAAGGTCGGCGGCTGGCTGGGCCTGATCACCGCGGCGGTGGCCTGGTACGCCTCGTTCGCCGGCGTCACCGCCTACACCTTCAAGCGGCAGATCCTGCCCACCTGGCCGGCCCACTGA
- a CDS encoding erythromycin esterase family protein — protein sequence MPLPETVRLLPLTDPLGGFTELIGDARVVAIGENNHHIAEFTALRDRMLRLLVTEMDFGIIAVESGFAEGHLVDDWIHGGPGDVQAVGRDGFTFRFGESEEMHELLRWLRAHNAAGGRVRFAGLDIPGSGGSGLPALRRVREYLRTYHPNQLPFVDTAIEATAPYRSANNGVAPTRYAALSTETRDAASTALTRLLLRLDALRPGPHSDSHSDHLVARHHALGALRLDEQLRELLELRAPERPELLPSSRDVYQAETVHLLRELHGTDQRIVLLLHNAHAQRVPMQLIPGVLIPSAGSYLAAALGTGYLAVGITALAGRTTDVRMDEAAPQGFEVVSRPLPPPVPNSVEAAVEESVPGGGPVLLDLRPARGTAGPSAVRHAYTHVPVEVPAAFDLLACLPTMSPSSSVLPAPPAPATRG from the coding sequence ATGCCATTACCGGAAACCGTCCGCCTGCTGCCGCTGACTGACCCCCTCGGCGGCTTCACCGAACTGATCGGCGACGCACGGGTGGTGGCCATCGGGGAGAACAACCACCACATCGCCGAGTTCACCGCCCTGCGCGACCGGATGCTGCGACTGCTGGTCACCGAAATGGACTTCGGCATCATCGCCGTCGAATCGGGATTCGCCGAGGGGCACCTCGTCGACGACTGGATTCACGGCGGTCCCGGCGACGTCCAGGCGGTGGGACGGGACGGATTCACCTTCCGCTTCGGCGAATCCGAGGAGATGCACGAGCTGCTCCGCTGGCTGCGCGCCCATAACGCGGCCGGTGGCCGGGTGCGGTTCGCCGGTCTGGACATCCCGGGCTCGGGCGGTTCGGGACTCCCCGCGTTGCGCCGGGTACGCGAGTACCTCAGGACGTACCACCCGAACCAACTGCCCTTCGTGGACACGGCGATCGAGGCGACCGCGCCCTATCGATCCGCGAACAACGGTGTGGCCCCGACCCGTTATGCCGCGCTGAGCACCGAGACCCGAGACGCCGCCAGCACCGCGCTGACCAGACTGCTGCTGCGCCTGGACGCCCTGCGGCCGGGCCCGCACTCCGACTCCCACTCCGACCACCTGGTCGCCAGGCACCACGCGTTGGGTGCGCTGCGGCTGGACGAGCAGCTGCGCGAGCTGCTCGAACTCCGCGCACCGGAACGGCCCGAGCTGCTGCCGTCCTCCCGGGACGTGTACCAGGCGGAGACCGTGCACCTGCTGCGCGAACTCCACGGAACGGACCAGCGGATCGTCCTGCTACTGCACAACGCGCACGCCCAGCGGGTGCCGATGCAGCTGATCCCCGGGGTGCTGATCCCTTCCGCGGGCAGCTATCTCGCCGCCGCCCTCGGTACCGGCTACCTCGCCGTCGGCATCACCGCGCTCGCCGGCCGCACCACCGATGTGCGGATGGACGAAGCGGCGCCGCAGGGCTTCGAGGTGGTGTCCCGGCCGCTCCCGCCGCCCGTCCCGAACAGCGTGGAAGCGGCCGTCGAGGAGAGCGTGCCGGGCGGCGGGCCCGTGCTGCTGGACCTGCGGCCCGCGCGGGGCACCGCCGGCCCGTCGGCCGTCCGGCACGCGTACACGCATGTCCCGGTGGAGGTGCCGGCCGCCTTCGACCTGCTGGCCTGCCTGCCGACCATGAGCCCCAGCTCCTCCGTGCTGCCCGCGCCCCCGGCACCAGCGACGCGCGGCTGA
- a CDS encoding GNAT family N-acetyltransferase, which translates to MNDHPVAPPASPAPTIVVTEALPADDLALISDALDTFNIEASGVADRHPLAVLVKDPQTGAVLGGLTGRTSLGLLFVDLFHLPTELRGQGLGSEVLRLAEEEGRRRGCRSAVLYTISFQAPEFYQRHGWEVFGEIPCDPPGTSRIFLRKELRRPRTGHASPVDRSHHAITGNRPPAAAD; encoded by the coding sequence ATGAACGATCATCCGGTGGCCCCGCCCGCCTCCCCCGCACCGACCATCGTCGTCACCGAAGCTCTGCCGGCGGACGACCTGGCGCTGATCTCCGACGCGCTGGACACGTTCAACATCGAGGCGAGCGGCGTTGCCGACCGCCATCCGCTGGCCGTCCTGGTCAAGGACCCGCAGACCGGGGCGGTGCTCGGCGGACTGACCGGGCGGACCTCACTGGGCCTGCTCTTCGTCGACCTGTTCCACCTGCCGACCGAGCTGCGCGGACAGGGCCTCGGGAGCGAGGTGCTGCGGCTGGCGGAGGAGGAGGGCCGGCGGCGCGGGTGCCGCAGCGCGGTGCTCTACACCATCAGCTTCCAGGCGCCGGAGTTCTACCAGCGGCACGGCTGGGAGGTGTTCGGCGAGATACCCTGCGACCCGCCCGGGACGAGCCGGATCTTCCTGCGCAAGGAGCTGCGCCGGCCTCGTACCGGCCACGCATCCCCAGTCGACCGGAGTCACCATGCCATTACCGGAAACCGTCCGCCTGCTGCCGCTGACTGA
- a CDS encoding serine/threonine dehydratase has product MLRLSYDDVKAAAERIDGVTRPVPVIAVEPGSVASAEVYLALDFMQHSGSFKDRGAANFAAGHLADGAMPAAGVVIASGGNAGLACAWAAARHGVPATVFVPRTAPAVKVARLRQWGAEVRQVGTEYAQAQEAARLFSAETGALASHAYDDPYVVAGAGTLLPEIRAAVPGLDTVILAVGGGGLFAGTAIAAESHGLRVVAVEPERCRALNAAIEAGEVVDVEVDSVAADSLGARRASPTALYWARRADTVSVLVSEEQILLARRQLWDQRRLVVEHAAATALAALTSGAYRPTPGERIAVVLCGANTDPATLG; this is encoded by the coding sequence GTGTTACGACTGAGTTATGACGATGTGAAGGCCGCCGCCGAGCGGATCGACGGCGTGACCCGGCCGGTGCCGGTCATCGCGGTGGAACCGGGCTCGGTCGCCTCCGCCGAGGTCTACCTCGCACTGGACTTCATGCAGCACAGCGGCTCCTTCAAGGACCGCGGCGCCGCCAACTTCGCCGCCGGGCACCTGGCCGACGGGGCCATGCCGGCGGCGGGCGTGGTGATCGCCTCCGGCGGCAACGCCGGGCTGGCCTGCGCCTGGGCGGCCGCCCGGCACGGGGTGCCGGCCACCGTCTTCGTGCCGCGCACCGCGCCCGCTGTGAAGGTGGCCCGGCTGCGCCAGTGGGGCGCCGAGGTGCGGCAGGTCGGCACCGAGTACGCCCAGGCCCAGGAGGCCGCCCGGCTGTTCAGCGCGGAGACCGGCGCGCTGGCCTCGCACGCCTACGACGACCCGTACGTGGTGGCCGGAGCCGGCACCCTGCTGCCGGAGATCCGCGCCGCCGTGCCGGGCCTGGACACCGTGATCCTCGCGGTCGGCGGCGGCGGGCTCTTCGCGGGCACCGCCATCGCGGCCGAGTCGCACGGCCTGCGGGTGGTCGCCGTCGAGCCGGAGCGCTGCCGCGCCCTGAACGCCGCGATCGAGGCGGGCGAGGTGGTCGACGTCGAGGTGGACTCGGTCGCCGCCGACTCCCTGGGCGCCCGGCGCGCCTCACCCACCGCGCTGTACTGGGCCCGGAGGGCGGACACCGTCTCCGTGCTGGTCAGCGAGGAGCAGATCCTGCTGGCCCGCCGGCAGCTCTGGGACCAGCGCCGCCTGGTCGTCGAGCACGCCGCCGCCACCGCCCTGGCGGCACTGACCAGCGGCGCCTACCGCCCGACCCCCGGGGAGCGGATCGCGGTGGTGCTCTGCGGGGCGAACACCGACCCGGCCACCCTGGGGTGA
- a CDS encoding cysteine hydrolase family protein, with translation MNTATSRTALIVIDAQESFRRRADWPAVSNPAIVEQVNRLVDVARAKGDLVVWVLHSEPGSGTVFDPALGHVQLIEGLEPRAGEPIVTKTSHNAFTTTNLQQLLTGHGVAELVVCGIRTEQCCETTTRIGSDLGYRMVFVTDATATHPIEHRDAPAGRSLAEILADPATLGTDEIIARTEYALAGRFARIATVVELEKA, from the coding sequence ATGAACACCGCAACCTCACGCACCGCACTGATCGTCATCGACGCCCAGGAGTCCTTCCGCCGCCGTGCCGACTGGCCCGCCGTCTCGAACCCCGCGATCGTCGAGCAGGTGAACCGCCTGGTCGACGTCGCCCGGGCCAAGGGCGACCTGGTGGTCTGGGTGCTGCACAGCGAGCCGGGCAGCGGCACCGTCTTCGACCCGGCCCTCGGGCACGTGCAGCTGATCGAGGGCCTGGAACCGCGCGCCGGCGAGCCCATTGTGACCAAGACCTCGCACAACGCGTTCACCACCACCAACCTGCAGCAACTGCTCACCGGGCACGGGGTGGCGGAGCTTGTGGTCTGCGGTATCCGCACCGAGCAGTGCTGCGAGACCACCACCCGGATCGGCTCCGACCTCGGCTACCGGATGGTCTTCGTCACCGACGCCACCGCCACCCACCCGATCGAGCACCGCGACGCCCCCGCCGGGCGCAGCCTGGCCGAGATCCTCGCCGACCCGGCCACCCTGGGCACCGACGAGATCATCGCCCGCACCGAGTACGCGCTGGCCGGCCGGTTCGCCCGGATCGCGACCGTCGTGGAGCTCGAGAAGGCCTGA
- a CDS encoding DUF6817 domain-containing protein, whose protein sequence is MGQAEDAVALLRSLGAAELDHPGGTLLAHLERVRLLLASWGARPDLQLAGLCHACYGTDGFATALLPLSARPRLAQVVGTAAEQLVYEYASCERSLTYRQLTLADGTFRDRFTGTDLLPDRRQRQDFAELTVANELDVLRHSDELRERWGASLGRLFTGFGPLLSEPARAAVRQTLGGP, encoded by the coding sequence ATGGGACAGGCCGAGGACGCGGTGGCGCTGCTGCGCTCACTGGGCGCGGCGGAACTCGACCACCCGGGCGGCACGCTGCTCGCCCACCTGGAGCGGGTGCGCCTGCTGCTGGCCTCCTGGGGCGCCCGCCCCGACCTGCAACTGGCCGGCCTGTGCCACGCCTGCTACGGGACGGACGGCTTCGCCACCGCCCTGCTCCCGCTGAGCGCGCGGCCCCGGCTGGCACAGGTCGTCGGCACGGCGGCCGAGCAGCTCGTGTACGAGTACGCCAGCTGCGAGCGATCTCTGACGTATCGTCAACTCACGCTTGCCGACGGCACCTTCCGGGACCGCTTCACCGGCACCGACCTCCTCCCGGACCGGCGGCAGCGCCAGGACTTCGCCGAGCTGACCGTCGCCAACGAGCTGGACGTGCTGCGGCACAGCGACGAACTGCGCGAACGCTGGGGAGCGTCGCTGGGCCGGCTCTTCACCGGCTTCGGGCCGCTGTTGAGCGAGCCGGCCCGGGCGGCGGTCCGCCAGACACTGGGCGGCCCCTGA
- a CDS encoding HelD family protein, with the protein MIPTSSSSAELNSADTWRTGELRAENAYVGRLYARLDAQRELATTRLREVHLQDKGGTLQSRMERDTMESNHTRRLAELHAAEYGLCFGRIESADGERQYIGRLALADDDHEPLLTDWRAPAAEPFYRATPAAPGGLAGRRHLRSKGRSIVDFDDDAFGLSALEGRDSSELSGESALLASLTAARTGRMGDIVSTIQAEQDRVIRSELGGVLVVQGGPGTGKTVVALHRAAYLLYTHRDRLAKRGVLVIGPNTTFLRYVDQVLPALGESDVVLSSIGALYPGVTPTGTESPAAAAVKGDARMVRVLATALDGLRQLPQESWTITVGSRSAHQEELQISRALCERAQAAAHRSGEPHNAARPDLVERLSAELALRIARDRGARNQEASMDLDDVANLADALVDEPEFRTLVDKLWPLLSPEQLLTALYGSPELLATAMPDFSEAERAALLREHPDLDQEAAAWTTDDVPLLDEAAELLGPLPGGSTSHRVDVAAEAEELEYAKLVLEDFGEGLYEIDAQMLTRQYRGEKAFRSLAERAAEDRTWAFGHVIVDEAQELSPMAWRLLTRRCPGRSMTIVGDLAQTGAPAGLSSWGEALDEYTAGRWRTVELSINYRTPAEIMRVTEGVLRAVDPALAAPRAVRTGGIRPWSLRIPEAGDGRGPALRSAVEQQIAALDGGRLAIIHAPAFPAELVERLAELDGVRVSDGPSALDSPVVLMTTAQAKGLEFDAVLVLEPAEILAAHSHGVNDLYVALTRATKSLGVIHSGELPDMLEGLDPR; encoded by the coding sequence TTGATCCCCACGTCATCGTCCTCAGCCGAACTCAATTCAGCCGACACCTGGCGGACCGGAGAGCTGCGCGCGGAGAACGCGTACGTCGGCCGGCTGTACGCCCGCCTCGACGCCCAGCGCGAACTCGCGACGACTCGGCTGCGCGAGGTCCACCTCCAGGACAAGGGCGGAACGCTCCAGTCCCGCATGGAGCGCGACACGATGGAGAGCAACCACACCCGCCGGCTGGCGGAGCTGCACGCCGCCGAGTACGGCCTCTGCTTCGGCCGGATCGAAAGCGCCGACGGCGAACGGCAGTACATCGGCCGGCTCGCCCTGGCGGACGACGACCACGAGCCGCTCCTCACCGACTGGCGGGCGCCGGCCGCCGAGCCGTTCTACCGGGCGACGCCCGCCGCGCCCGGCGGCCTGGCGGGGCGACGGCACCTGCGGAGCAAGGGCCGGAGCATCGTCGACTTCGACGACGACGCCTTCGGCCTCAGTGCCCTGGAGGGCCGGGACAGCTCCGAGCTCAGCGGGGAGAGTGCCCTGCTCGCCTCGCTGACGGCGGCCCGGACCGGGCGGATGGGCGACATCGTCTCCACCATCCAGGCCGAGCAGGACCGGGTCATCCGCTCCGAACTCGGCGGCGTGCTGGTCGTCCAGGGCGGTCCGGGGACCGGAAAGACCGTGGTCGCCCTGCACCGCGCCGCGTACCTGCTCTACACCCACCGCGACCGGCTGGCCAAGCGCGGTGTGCTGGTCATCGGGCCGAACACGACGTTCCTGCGCTACGTCGACCAGGTGCTGCCCGCGCTCGGCGAGAGCGACGTCGTGCTGAGCAGCATCGGCGCGCTCTACCCGGGCGTGACGCCGACCGGCACGGAGTCGCCCGCGGCGGCCGCCGTCAAGGGCGACGCCCGGATGGTGCGGGTGCTGGCCACCGCGCTGGACGGCCTGCGGCAGCTGCCGCAGGAGTCATGGACCATCACCGTGGGCAGCAGGTCGGCCCACCAGGAGGAGCTCCAGATCAGCCGGGCCCTCTGCGAGCGGGCCCAGGCCGCCGCGCACCGGAGCGGCGAACCGCACAACGCGGCCCGACCCGACCTGGTCGAGCGGCTCTCGGCGGAGCTGGCCCTGCGGATCGCCAGGGACCGGGGCGCCAGGAACCAGGAAGCGAGCATGGACCTGGACGACGTGGCGAACCTCGCCGACGCCCTGGTCGACGAGCCCGAGTTCCGGACCCTGGTCGACAAGCTGTGGCCGCTGCTGAGCCCGGAGCAGCTGCTCACCGCCCTGTACGGCTCCCCGGAGCTGCTGGCGACGGCCATGCCCGACTTCTCCGAGGCCGAACGCGCCGCACTGCTGCGCGAACACCCGGACCTGGACCAGGAGGCCGCCGCCTGGACCACCGACGACGTCCCGCTGCTCGACGAAGCCGCCGAACTGCTCGGCCCGCTGCCCGGCGGCAGCACCTCCCATCGGGTCGATGTCGCGGCCGAGGCCGAGGAGTTGGAGTACGCGAAGCTCGTCCTCGAGGACTTCGGCGAGGGGCTGTACGAGATCGACGCGCAGATGCTGACCCGCCAGTACCGGGGCGAGAAGGCGTTCCGATCCCTGGCCGAGCGCGCGGCCGAGGACCGGACCTGGGCCTTCGGGCACGTGATCGTGGACGAGGCGCAGGAACTCTCCCCCATGGCCTGGCGACTGCTGACCCGCCGCTGCCCCGGCCGTTCCATGACGATCGTCGGCGACCTGGCGCAGACCGGAGCACCGGCCGGGCTGAGCTCCTGGGGCGAGGCGCTCGACGAGTACACGGCGGGACGCTGGCGCACGGTGGAACTCTCCATCAACTACCGGACCCCGGCCGAGATCATGCGGGTCACCGAGGGCGTGCTGCGGGCGGTCGACCCGGCGCTCGCCGCCCCCCGCGCGGTGCGCACCGGCGGGATCCGGCCCTGGAGCCTGCGGATCCCCGAAGCCGGGGACGGGCGAGGGCCGGCGCTGCGCAGCGCCGTCGAGCAGCAGATCGCGGCGCTGGACGGCGGCCGGCTGGCGATCATCCACGCTCCGGCGTTCCCGGCCGAACTGGTCGAAAGGCTCGCCGAGTTGGACGGCGTCCGGGTCAGCGACGGCCCGTCGGCGCTGGATTCGCCCGTCGTCCTGATGACGACCGCCCAGGCCAAGGGACTTGAGTTCGACGCGGTCCTGGTGCTGGAGCCCGCGGAGATCCTCGCGGCGCACAGCCACGGCGTGAACGACCTCTATGTCGCCCTCACGCGCGCGACGAAGAGCCTCGGGGTCATCCACAGCGGGGAGTTGCCGGACATGCTGGAGGGCCTGGACCCCCGCTGA
- a CDS encoding LysR family transcriptional regulator: MTLDDLRVFVAACESGNLSAVARELSRTQSAISQHVRRLETELGLALLERRPRGVAPTQAGQILHRAAAQGLGQLDLALRQLHDLRNGDRGTVRITTGATTMRHFMTAAVAHFRREHPDVNLEFRTETSSRSCFDALAAGEADLAWVTIGAPARGIEQRPVIELPWVLAVHADDPLAGRTLIEPADLTTIRPIRLPENSIARARLDGQLGYPQGATTSVADWDTAVLLAELGLGHAVVPALPGWRAPGHPALRLIPIPALPPLPVGWAVRQWEALPLPAREFADAVAAHAAG, translated from the coding sequence ATGACCCTCGACGACCTCCGCGTCTTCGTCGCCGCCTGCGAGAGCGGCAACCTCAGCGCCGTCGCCCGTGAACTCTCCCGCACCCAGTCGGCGATCAGCCAGCACGTGCGGCGGCTGGAGACCGAGCTCGGGCTGGCCCTGCTGGAGCGTCGCCCGCGCGGGGTGGCGCCGACCCAGGCCGGGCAGATCCTGCACCGCGCGGCCGCCCAGGGGTTGGGCCAGCTCGATCTGGCGCTGCGCCAGCTGCACGACCTGCGCAACGGTGACCGGGGCACGGTGCGGATCACCACCGGGGCCACCACGATGCGCCACTTCATGACCGCCGCCGTCGCCCACTTCCGGCGTGAACACCCGGACGTGAACCTGGAGTTCCGCACCGAGACGTCCAGTCGCAGCTGCTTCGACGCGCTCGCGGCCGGTGAGGCCGACCTGGCCTGGGTCACCATCGGCGCGCCCGCGCGCGGGATCGAGCAGCGGCCGGTGATCGAGCTGCCCTGGGTGCTGGCGGTGCACGCCGACGATCCGTTGGCGGGGCGGACGCTGATCGAGCCGGCCGACCTGACCACGATCCGCCCGATCCGGCTGCCGGAGAACTCTATCGCCCGGGCCCGGTTGGACGGCCAACTCGGTTATCCCCAGGGCGCCACCACCAGCGTCGCCGACTGGGACACGGCGGTGCTGCTCGCCGAACTCGGGCTCGGTCACGCGGTTGTTCCCGCACTGCCCGGTTGGCGGGCGCCGGGCCATCCGGCGCTGCGGCTGATCCCGATACCCGCGCTGCCGCCCCTGCCGGTCGGCTGGGCGGTCCGCCAGTGGGAGGCCCTGCCGCTGCCGGCCCGGGAGTTCGCCGATGCTGTCGCCGCCCACGCGGCCGGGTGA
- a CDS encoding winged helix DNA-binding domain-containing protein has translation MTRQLPPLSDEERRARLARRQLLAPTRRAATVEQVTDAVVGLHATDAATVYLSACARLAEPSAAAVDRALYEEVTLVKLLSMRRTIFAVTEEFARYVSSSTARAIAAKERATLVKRLREGAQGWDEARLAETEQAVLAALAARGEATTAEVAADVPALRETILMAPGKPYEARQSVGSRLLRVLASDGHVRRCRPRGSWVSSSYPWALVPQWPDVPVREAKAEVVRRWLARFGPATVEDVKWWTGWTLGDTRTALADVGAVQVQLAGGLGLVLPGDEEPDAAAATGPDAGPDAGPWAALLPALDPTVMGWRGRDWYLEPELVPALFDRSGNAGPTVWWNGRVVGGWAQRADGELVWRLLAPLGRAEAKEAEQAITTEAERLADWLGEVRVTPRFRTPLEGELTGPGGARS, from the coding sequence ATGACCCGCCAACTCCCGCCGCTCAGCGACGAAGAGCGCCGCGCCCGCCTGGCCCGACGACAGCTGCTGGCCCCCACCCGGCGGGCCGCCACCGTCGAGCAGGTGACCGATGCCGTGGTGGGCCTGCATGCCACTGACGCCGCCACCGTCTACCTCTCGGCCTGCGCCCGCCTCGCCGAGCCGTCCGCCGCCGCGGTCGACCGGGCGCTGTACGAGGAGGTGACGCTGGTGAAACTGCTCTCCATGCGGCGCACCATCTTCGCCGTCACCGAGGAGTTCGCCCGCTACGTCAGCTCCTCGACCGCGCGGGCCATCGCGGCCAAGGAGCGGGCCACCCTGGTGAAGCGCCTGCGCGAGGGCGCGCAGGGGTGGGACGAGGCGCGGCTGGCCGAGACCGAGCAGGCCGTGCTCGCCGCGCTGGCCGCCCGCGGCGAGGCCACCACGGCCGAAGTGGCCGCCGACGTCCCGGCGTTGCGCGAGACGATCCTGATGGCGCCGGGCAAACCGTACGAGGCGCGGCAGAGCGTGGGCAGCCGGCTGCTGCGGGTGCTGGCCTCGGACGGGCACGTCCGGCGCTGCCGGCCGCGCGGCTCCTGGGTGAGCAGCAGCTACCCGTGGGCGCTGGTCCCGCAGTGGCCCGACGTGCCGGTCCGGGAGGCCAAGGCCGAGGTGGTGCGCCGCTGGCTGGCCCGCTTCGGTCCGGCCACCGTGGAGGACGTCAAGTGGTGGACGGGCTGGACCCTGGGCGACACCCGTACGGCGCTGGCCGATGTCGGCGCGGTTCAGGTCCAACTGGCCGGCGGCCTGGGGCTGGTGCTGCCCGGCGACGAGGAACCGGACGCCGCGGCGGCCACCGGGCCGGACGCCGGGCCGGACGCCGGGCCGTGGGCCGCGCTGCTGCCGGCGCTGGACCCGACGGTGATGGGGTGGCGCGGCCGTGACTGGTACCTGGAGCCGGAGTTGGTGCCCGCGCTCTTCGACCGGTCCGGCAACGCGGGTCCGACCGTGTGGTGGAACGGCCGGGTGGTGGGCGGCTGGGCCCAGCGCGCGGACGGCGAGCTGGTCTGGCGGCTGCTCGCCCCACTCGGCCGGGCCGAAGCGAAGGAGGCCGAGCAGGCGATCACTACCGAGGCCGAACGGCTGGCCGACTGGCTCGGCGAGGTCCGCGTCACCCCGCGCTTCCGCACGCCGCTGGAAGGGGAGTTGACCGGTCCTGGCGGTGCGCGGAGCTGA